Proteins encoded by one window of Ramlibacter tataouinensis:
- the atpE gene encoding F0F1 ATP synthase subunit C encodes MEVISFVALAAGLIIGLGAIGACIGIGIMGSKYLESAARQPELMNELQTKMFLLVGLIDAAFIIGVGIALWFATANPFLGQLANLPK; translated from the coding sequence ATGGAAGTTATCAGCTTTGTCGCCCTGGCCGCCGGCCTGATCATCGGCCTCGGTGCCATCGGCGCCTGCATCGGCATCGGCATCATGGGCAGCAAGTACCTCGAGTCGGCCGCCCGCCAGCCCGAGCTGATGAACGAGCTGCAGACCAAGATGTTCCTGCTGGTGGGCCTGATCGACGCGGCCTTCATCATCGGCGTCGGTATCGCCCTGTGGTTCGCCACCGCCAACCCGTTCCTGGGTCAGCTGGCCAACCTGCCGAAGTAA
- a CDS encoding F0F1 ATP synthase subunit B: MSITGTLIIQIIVFLLLVAFTMKYVWPPIAAALDERATKIAEGLAAADRAKSELAAANAKVDEELGKSRNQIASLLADAERRAQAIVEEAKGRAGDEAAKIVAAARAEAEQQTVKAREALREQVAALAVKGAEQILRKEVNAGVHADLLNRLKTEL; the protein is encoded by the coding sequence GTGAGCATCACCGGTACCCTCATCATTCAGATCATCGTGTTCCTGCTGCTGGTGGCGTTCACGATGAAGTACGTGTGGCCGCCGATCGCCGCCGCGCTGGACGAGCGCGCCACCAAGATCGCCGAGGGGCTGGCCGCCGCGGACCGGGCCAAGTCCGAACTCGCCGCCGCCAACGCCAAGGTCGACGAGGAGCTGGGCAAGTCGCGCAACCAGATCGCATCGCTGCTGGCCGACGCCGAGCGCCGCGCCCAGGCCATCGTCGAGGAAGCCAAGGGTCGCGCCGGCGACGAGGCGGCCAAGATCGTGGCAGCCGCCCGCGCCGAAGCCGAGCAGCAGACGGTGAAGGCCCGCGAGGCGCTGCGCGAGCAGGTGGCCGCGCTGGCGGTCAAGGGTGCCGAGCAGATCCTGCGCAAGGAAGTCAACGCCGGCGTCCATGCCGACCTGCTCAACCGCCTGAAGACCGAGCTGTAA
- a CDS encoding F0F1 ATP synthase subunit delta, whose translation MAELATIARPYAEALFKSCAADLDGTAQWLDALAAVAGNEQLLQYADNPKVTDKEVFDLVAGVLRQPLPTVGQNFLRTVIDNGRLAALPEVGAQFRAMKNAQSGASDAIVYSAFPIPAASLGEVAQTLERRFGRKLNVTVQEDPSLIGGIRVVVGDEVLDTSVKARLEQMKVALTA comes from the coding sequence ATGGCCGAACTCGCCACCATCGCCCGCCCGTACGCCGAGGCGCTGTTCAAGTCCTGCGCCGCTGACCTGGACGGCACTGCGCAGTGGCTGGACGCGCTGGCCGCCGTGGCCGGCAACGAGCAGTTGCTGCAGTACGCCGACAATCCCAAGGTCACGGACAAGGAAGTGTTCGACCTGGTCGCCGGCGTGCTGCGCCAGCCGCTGCCGACGGTGGGCCAGAACTTCCTGCGCACCGTGATCGACAACGGCCGGCTGGCCGCGCTGCCCGAGGTGGGCGCGCAGTTCCGGGCCATGAAGAACGCCCAGAGCGGCGCCTCCGACGCCATCGTCTACAGCGCCTTCCCGATCCCGGCAGCCAGCCTGGGCGAGGTGGCGCAGACACTGGAGCGCCGCTTCGGCCGCAAGCTCAATGTCACGGTGCAGGAGGATCCGTCGCTGATCGGCGGCATCCGCGTGGTGGTCGGCGACGAGGTGCTCGACACCTCGGTCAAGGCCCGCCTCGAGCAAATGAAAGTTGCGCTGACGGCCTGA
- the atpA gene encoding F0F1 ATP synthase subunit alpha, producing MQLNPAEISELIKSRIEGLSASADIRNQGTVISVTDGIVRIHGLSEAMAGEMLEFPATKDGTPTFGLALNLERDSVGAVILGEYEHISEGDTVKCTGRILEVPVGPELIGRVVNALGQPIDGKGPINAKMTDVIEKVAPGVIARKSVDQPVQTGLKSIDSMVPIGRGQRELIIGDRQTGKSTVAIDTIINQKGQNMTCVYVAIGQKASTIKNIVRALEQHGAMEYTIVVAASASESAAMQYVSAYSGCTMGEYFRDRGQDALIIYDDLSKQAVAYRQVSLLLRRPPGREAYPGDVFYLHSRLLERAARVNADYVEAFTKGEVKGKTGSLTALPIIETQAGDVSAFVPTNVISITDGQIFLETSLFNAGIRPAINAGISVSRVGGAAQTKLIKGLSGGIRTDLAQYRELAAFAQFASDLDAATRKQLDRGARVTELLKQPQYSPLPISLMAASLFAVNKGYLDDIDVKKVLSFESGLHGWLKDKHAGLLDKLETQKAMDKDAEAELTGAIEAFKKTFA from the coding sequence ATGCAGCTCAATCCCGCAGAAATTTCCGAACTGATCAAGAGCCGGATCGAGGGCCTGTCCGCCAGTGCCGACATCCGCAACCAGGGCACGGTGATCTCCGTGACCGACGGCATCGTCCGCATCCACGGCCTGTCCGAGGCGATGGCCGGCGAAATGCTGGAGTTCCCGGCCACCAAGGACGGCACCCCGACGTTCGGCCTGGCGCTGAACCTCGAGCGCGACTCGGTCGGCGCGGTGATCCTGGGCGAGTACGAGCACATCTCCGAGGGCGACACCGTCAAGTGCACGGGCCGCATCCTGGAAGTGCCGGTCGGCCCGGAGCTGATCGGCCGGGTGGTGAACGCGCTGGGCCAGCCGATCGACGGCAAGGGCCCGATCAATGCCAAGATGACCGACGTGATCGAGAAGGTCGCCCCGGGCGTGATCGCGCGCAAGTCGGTCGACCAGCCGGTGCAGACCGGCCTGAAGTCGATCGACTCGATGGTGCCGATCGGCCGTGGCCAGCGCGAGCTGATCATCGGCGACCGCCAGACCGGCAAATCCACGGTCGCGATTGACACGATCATCAACCAGAAGGGTCAGAACATGACCTGCGTGTACGTCGCGATCGGCCAGAAGGCGTCCACGATCAAGAACATCGTGCGCGCGCTGGAGCAGCACGGTGCGATGGAATACACCATCGTGGTCGCGGCCTCCGCTTCCGAATCCGCCGCCATGCAGTACGTCTCCGCGTATTCGGGCTGCACGATGGGCGAGTACTTCCGCGACCGCGGACAGGACGCGTTGATCATCTATGACGACCTGTCCAAGCAGGCTGTCGCCTACCGCCAGGTGTCGCTGCTGCTGCGCCGCCCGCCGGGCCGCGAAGCCTACCCGGGCGACGTGTTCTACCTCCACAGCCGTCTGCTGGAGCGCGCCGCGCGCGTGAACGCCGACTACGTCGAGGCCTTCACCAAGGGCGAGGTCAAGGGCAAGACCGGTTCGCTGACGGCGCTGCCGATCATCGAGACGCAGGCCGGCGACGTGTCCGCGTTCGTGCCGACCAACGTGATCTCGATCACCGACGGCCAGATCTTCCTGGAAACCAGCCTGTTCAACGCCGGCATCCGTCCCGCCATCAACGCCGGCATCTCGGTGTCGCGCGTGGGCGGTGCCGCCCAGACCAAGCTGATCAAGGGCCTGTCCGGCGGTATCCGTACCGACCTGGCGCAGTACCGTGAGCTGGCCGCGTTCGCCCAGTTCGCCTCCGACCTGGACGCCGCCACCCGCAAGCAGCTCGATCGCGGCGCCCGCGTGACGGAACTGCTCAAGCAGCCGCAGTACAGCCCGCTGCCCATCTCGCTGATGGCCGCTTCGCTGTTCGCGGTGAACAAGGGCTACCTGGACGATATCGACGTCAAGAAGGTGCTGTCGTTCGAGTCGGGCCTGCACGGCTGGCTCAAGGACAAGCACGCCGGCTTGCTGGACAAGCTGGAAACGCAGAAGGCCATGGACAAGGATGCCGAGGCCGAGCTGACCGGCGCCATCGAAGCGTTCAAGAAGACCTTCGCCTAA
- the atpG gene encoding F0F1 ATP synthase subunit gamma — protein MAAGKEIRGKIKSVENTKKITKAMEMVAASKMRKAQDRMRAARPYSDKVRNIAANLGKANPEYTHAFMRHSDVKAAGFIVVSTDKGLCGGLNTNVLRVVTTKLRELQEQGVSAQTVAIGNKGLGFLNRIGAQVVSHATQLGDTPHLERLIGPVKVLLDQYAEGKLNAVYLCYTRFINTMKQEPVVETLLPLSADKMRAETHAAGEPGWDYIYEPDAKTVIDDLLLRYVEALVYQAVAENMASEQSARMVAMKAATDNAGNLINELKLVYNKTRQAAITKELSEIVSGAAAV, from the coding sequence ATGGCTGCAGGCAAAGAGATTCGCGGCAAGATCAAATCGGTGGAGAACACCAAGAAGATCACCAAGGCCATGGAAATGGTCGCCGCCTCCAAGATGCGCAAGGCGCAGGACCGCATGCGCGCGGCCCGCCCCTACAGCGACAAGGTCCGCAACATCGCGGCCAACCTCGGCAAGGCCAACCCCGAGTACACCCACGCCTTCATGCGCCACAGCGACGTGAAGGCGGCGGGCTTCATCGTGGTCTCCACCGACAAGGGCCTGTGCGGCGGCCTCAACACCAACGTGCTGCGCGTGGTCACGACCAAGCTGCGCGAGCTGCAGGAACAGGGCGTGAGCGCCCAGACCGTGGCCATCGGCAACAAGGGCCTGGGCTTTCTCAACCGCATCGGCGCGCAGGTGGTCTCGCACGCCACCCAGCTGGGCGACACGCCACACCTCGAGCGGCTGATCGGCCCGGTCAAGGTGCTGCTGGACCAGTACGCCGAAGGCAAGCTCAATGCCGTCTACCTGTGCTACACGCGCTTCATCAACACGATGAAGCAGGAGCCGGTGGTCGAGACCCTGCTGCCGCTGTCGGCCGACAAGATGCGCGCCGAGACCCATGCGGCCGGCGAGCCGGGCTGGGACTACATCTACGAGCCCGACGCCAAGACGGTGATCGACGACCTGCTGCTGCGCTACGTCGAGGCGCTGGTCTATCAGGCGGTGGCCGAGAACATGGCGTCCGAGCAGTCGGCCCGCATGGTGGCCATGAAGGCCGCCACCGACAACGCCGGCAACCTGATCAACGAACTCAAGCTGGTCTACAACAAGACGCGCCAGGCGGCGATCACGAAGGAACTCTCCGAGATCGTGTCCGGCGCGGCCGCTGTTTGA
- the atpD gene encoding F0F1 ATP synthase subunit beta translates to MAQVQGKIVQCIGAVVDVEFPRENMPRVYDALKMEGSALTLEVQQQLGDGVVRTIALGSSDGLRRGSMVYNTGAPITVPVGKATLGRIMDVLGNPIDERGPVDQALTAPIHRRAPAYDELSPSQELLETGIKVIDLICPFAKGGKVGLFGGAGVGKTVNMMELINNIAKAHSGLSVFAGVGERTREGNDFYHEMAESGVVNLENLGESKVAMVYGQMNEPPGNRLRVALTGLTIAESFRDEGRDVLFFVDNIYRYTLAGTEVSALLGRMPSAVGYQPTLAEEMGRLQERITSTKVGSITSIQAVYVPADDLTDPSPATTFAHLDATVVLSRDIAALGIYPAVDPLDSTSRQVDPNVVGEDHYTTTRAVQATLQRYKELRDIIAILGMDELSPEDKLAVARARKIQRFLSQPFHVAEVFTGSPGKYVPLSETIRGFKMIVAGECDHLPEQAFYMVGTIDEAFEKAKKLAA, encoded by the coding sequence ATGGCTCAAGTCCAAGGAAAAATCGTCCAGTGCATCGGCGCCGTGGTGGACGTCGAGTTCCCGCGCGAGAACATGCCGCGCGTGTACGACGCGCTGAAGATGGAAGGCAGCGCGCTGACGCTGGAAGTGCAGCAGCAGCTGGGCGACGGCGTGGTGCGCACCATTGCGCTGGGCTCGTCCGACGGCCTGCGCCGCGGCTCCATGGTCTACAACACCGGCGCGCCGATCACGGTGCCGGTGGGCAAGGCCACCCTGGGCCGCATCATGGACGTGCTGGGCAACCCGATCGACGAGCGCGGCCCGGTCGACCAGGCGCTGACCGCCCCGATCCACCGCAGGGCCCCCGCGTACGACGAGCTGTCGCCCTCGCAGGAACTGCTGGAGACCGGCATCAAGGTGATCGACCTGATCTGCCCGTTCGCCAAGGGCGGCAAGGTGGGCCTGTTCGGCGGCGCCGGCGTCGGCAAGACCGTGAACATGATGGAGCTGATCAACAACATCGCCAAGGCGCACTCGGGCCTGTCGGTGTTCGCCGGCGTGGGTGAGCGCACCCGCGAGGGCAACGACTTCTACCACGAGATGGCCGAATCCGGCGTCGTGAACCTGGAGAACCTCGGCGAGTCCAAGGTGGCCATGGTGTACGGCCAGATGAACGAGCCCCCGGGCAACCGCCTGCGCGTGGCGCTGACCGGCCTGACCATCGCCGAATCGTTCCGCGACGAAGGCCGCGACGTGCTGTTCTTCGTGGACAACATCTACCGCTACACGCTGGCCGGCACCGAAGTGTCCGCGCTGCTGGGCCGGATGCCGTCCGCCGTGGGCTACCAGCCGACGCTGGCCGAGGAAATGGGCCGCCTGCAGGAGCGCATCACCTCCACCAAGGTCGGCTCGATCACCTCGATCCAGGCCGTGTACGTGCCCGCGGACGACCTGACCGACCCGTCGCCCGCCACCACCTTCGCCCACCTGGACGCCACCGTGGTGCTGTCGCGCGACATCGCCGCGCTGGGTATCTACCCGGCGGTGGACCCGCTGGACTCCACCAGCCGCCAGGTCGACCCGAACGTGGTCGGCGAGGACCACTACACCACCACCCGCGCGGTGCAGGCCACCCTGCAGCGCTACAAGGAACTGCGCGACATCATCGCGATCCTGGGCATGGACGAACTGTCGCCGGAAGACAAGCTGGCCGTGGCGCGCGCGCGCAAGATCCAGCGCTTCCTGTCGCAGCCGTTCCACGTGGCCGAGGTGTTCACCGGCTCGCCCGGCAAGTACGTGCCGCTGTCCGAGACCATCCGCGGCTTCAAGATGATCGTGGCCGGCGAGTGCGACCACCTGCCCGAGCAGGCCTTCTACATGGTCGGCACCATCGACGAAGCCTTCGAGAAGGCCAAGAAGCTGGCGGCCTAA
- a CDS encoding F0F1 ATP synthase subunit epsilon has protein sequence MADPTHTIHVDVVSAEESIFSGEARFVALPGEAGELGIYPRHTPLITRVRPGSVRIEKADGSEEFVFVAGGILEVQPTRVTVLSDTAIRGKDLDEEKAAEAKRAAEEALKNAKSEIDIARAQSELAIMAAQIAALQKYRQKK, from the coding sequence ATGGCGGACCCGACCCACACCATCCACGTGGACGTGGTCAGCGCCGAGGAGTCGATCTTCTCGGGCGAGGCGCGCTTCGTCGCCCTGCCCGGCGAGGCCGGCGAGCTCGGCATCTACCCGCGCCACACGCCGCTGATCACGCGCGTGCGGCCCGGCTCGGTGCGCATCGAGAAGGCCGACGGTAGCGAGGAGTTCGTGTTCGTGGCCGGCGGCATCCTGGAGGTGCAGCCGACCCGCGTCACCGTGCTGTCCGACACCGCCATCCGCGGCAAGGACCTGGACGAGGAAAAGGCCGCCGAAGCCAAGCGCGCCGCCGAGGAAGCGCTGAAGAACGCCAAGAGCGAAATCGACATCGCCCGGGCGCAATCCGAGCTGGCCATCATGGCGGCGCAAATCGCGGCGCTGCAGAAGTACCGGCAGAAGAAGTAG
- a CDS encoding TerC family protein, translating into MTEILTTPFLGQATWLWLVFAALVVMLLAFDLGVLHRDDHEIGVSESLWLSAGYVGAAAAFGGWLWWQLGPESGLEYFTGYLIEKSLSMDNVFVIAMIFSFFAIPRRLQHRVLFWGILGVLVLRALLIGLGAALVSQFAWVLYLFGAFLVITGIKMLWLANHPPDLERNPVLRLMRHMLRVTPELRGNAFFVREPLARGGAPVLWVTPLFLALCLVEFADLIFAVDSVPAIFAITTDPFIVYTSNIFAILGLRALYFALAAMIHRFVYLKYALGLVLVFIGGKIFLVNITGKIPPAISLSVTAGLIAGGVLVSLWKTRSAVLPTANGGGARRARDPVSRGDGKRYR; encoded by the coding sequence GTGACCGAAATACTGACGACCCCTTTCCTGGGGCAGGCGACCTGGCTCTGGCTGGTCTTCGCGGCCCTCGTCGTGATGCTGCTGGCGTTCGATTTGGGCGTGCTGCACCGCGACGATCACGAGATCGGTGTCAGCGAAAGCCTGTGGCTGTCGGCCGGTTACGTCGGTGCCGCCGCCGCCTTCGGCGGCTGGCTCTGGTGGCAGCTGGGCCCCGAGTCGGGGCTGGAGTACTTCACCGGTTACCTGATCGAGAAGTCGCTGTCGATGGACAACGTGTTCGTCATCGCGATGATCTTTTCGTTCTTCGCCATCCCGCGGCGGCTGCAGCACCGCGTGCTGTTCTGGGGCATCCTGGGCGTGCTGGTGCTGCGGGCCCTCCTGATCGGACTGGGCGCGGCGCTGGTGTCCCAGTTCGCCTGGGTGCTGTACCTGTTCGGCGCCTTCCTCGTGATCACCGGGATCAAGATGCTGTGGCTGGCCAACCACCCGCCGGACCTGGAGCGCAATCCGGTGCTGCGGCTGATGCGGCACATGCTGCGCGTGACGCCCGAGCTGCGGGGGAACGCGTTCTTCGTGCGCGAGCCGCTCGCCCGCGGCGGCGCGCCGGTGCTCTGGGTCACGCCCCTGTTCCTAGCGCTGTGCCTGGTGGAGTTCGCCGACCTGATCTTCGCGGTCGACTCGGTGCCCGCGATCTTTGCCATCACCACGGATCCGTTCATCGTCTACACGAGCAACATCTTCGCCATCCTGGGCCTGAGGGCGCTGTACTTCGCGCTGGCGGCGATGATCCACCGCTTCGTGTACCTGAAGTATGCGCTGGGCCTGGTGCTGGTGTTCATCGGCGGCAAGATCTTCCTGGTGAACATCACCGGCAAGATCCCGCCGGCGATCAGCCTGTCGGTCACGGCCGGGCTCATCGCCGGTGGCGTGCTGGTTTCGCTGTGGAAGACACGCTCGGCGGTCTTGCCGACTGCCAACGGCGGCGGGGCGCGCCGCGCCCGGGATCCGGTGTCGCGAGGCGACGGCAAGCGGTACCGCTGA
- a CDS encoding TerB family tellurite resistance protein, whose amino-acid sequence MRAYPRNSPHASARLVALTLIADGHLGSRELAALERAGAHEQLGLGPADLHEVLRHLAEDLVATAGWSGTAELDPAMVGALLSEVDDPGLQQTVAELALAAAQADGHLASGEQALLASARLRWGVDCTDRAANDDHLAWGGREQT is encoded by the coding sequence ATGAGAGCCTATCCCCGCAACAGCCCGCACGCATCGGCGCGACTGGTCGCGCTGACCCTGATCGCCGACGGGCATCTCGGCAGCCGCGAACTCGCCGCACTCGAGCGCGCCGGCGCGCACGAACAACTGGGCCTGGGTCCAGCCGATCTGCACGAGGTACTGCGGCACTTGGCGGAAGACCTGGTCGCGACCGCCGGCTGGAGCGGCACGGCCGAGCTCGATCCGGCCATGGTCGGCGCACTGCTGTCCGAGGTCGACGACCCCGGGCTGCAGCAGACGGTGGCCGAGCTGGCGCTGGCCGCCGCGCAGGCGGACGGCCATCTGGCGTCCGGCGAGCAGGCCCTGCTCGCCAGTGCGCGCCTGCGCTGGGGCGTGGACTGCACTGACCGTGCAGCGAACGACGACCACCTCGCGTGGGGTGGACGGGAACAGACGTGA
- the nhaR gene encoding transcriptional activator NhaR, with protein sequence MNYRHLHYFWSVVRAGGVLRAAEQLHLTPQTLSSQIRLLEERVGQPLLRKAGRGVEPTEAGRLALQYAEEIFALGQELEHALRGGREAATPSPVLRVGIADAVPKAIAWHVLEPALRMSPPPRLQCSEGKLTALLAELALRRLELVVSDVPLPGHVGVRAYSHLLGRSAVSFFAAPALLQQAGLTLRGARARFPVLLAELPTLLPGPDSALRPRLDAWMRRQGVLPRVAGEFDDTALMKAFGREGSGVFAAPAVLAREIARQYEVQAIGTAGEVQEEFYGITGERRITQPAIAAITASARQELFAT encoded by the coding sequence GTGAACTATCGGCATCTGCACTACTTCTGGAGCGTGGTGCGCGCTGGCGGCGTGTTGCGCGCGGCCGAGCAGCTGCACCTGACTCCGCAGACGCTCAGCAGCCAGATCCGGCTGCTGGAGGAGCGCGTCGGCCAGCCGCTGCTGCGCAAGGCCGGCCGGGGGGTCGAGCCCACCGAGGCTGGGCGGCTGGCACTGCAGTACGCCGAGGAGATCTTCGCCCTCGGACAGGAGTTGGAGCACGCGTTGCGGGGCGGGCGCGAAGCGGCGACACCGTCGCCCGTCCTGCGCGTGGGCATCGCCGACGCGGTGCCCAAGGCGATCGCCTGGCACGTGCTGGAGCCGGCCCTGCGCATGTCACCCCCGCCGCGGCTGCAGTGCAGCGAGGGCAAGCTCACTGCGCTGCTCGCTGAGCTGGCGCTGCGCCGGCTCGAACTCGTGGTGTCGGATGTACCGCTGCCCGGTCATGTTGGCGTGCGAGCCTACAGTCACCTGCTCGGCCGTAGCGCGGTCTCGTTCTTTGCGGCTCCGGCCTTGCTGCAGCAGGCCGGGCTGACCCTGCGCGGCGCGCGCGCCCGGTTCCCGGTCCTGCTGGCCGAGTTGCCGACCCTGCTGCCGGGCCCGGATTCCGCGCTGCGGCCGCGCCTTGACGCGTGGATGCGCCGCCAGGGGGTGCTGCCACGGGTGGCCGGCGAGTTCGATGACACCGCCCTGATGAAGGCATTCGGCCGCGAGGGCAGCGGCGTCTTCGCCGCGCCGGCCGTGCTGGCCCGCGAGATCGCCCGCCAGTACGAGGTGCAGGCGATCGGCACCGCCGGGGAGGTGCAGGAGGAGTTCTACGGCATCACCGGCGAGCGGCGCATCACTCAACCGGCGATCGCGGCCATCACCGCGTCGGCGCGCCAGGAGCTGTTCGCCACCTGA
- a CDS encoding TPM domain-containing protein has product MWHRIRRIARHRWLDEDDTRKAIPPQLAERLAARVAASERRHSGEIRIYVEAGLPLSYLWRDAGVRERAVAMFGKLRVWDTEHNNGVLIYLLLAEHAIEIVADRGLARRIEPGHWHAIVQHMREAFRAGRFEDGLTQALEEVSALLVEHFPLQPGQANPNELPDPPALG; this is encoded by the coding sequence ATGTGGCACAGGATCCGGCGCATCGCGCGCCACCGCTGGCTCGATGAAGACGACACCCGCAAGGCGATCCCGCCCCAGCTGGCCGAGCGCCTGGCCGCGCGGGTGGCGGCCAGCGAGCGGCGCCACAGCGGCGAGATCCGCATCTACGTGGAAGCCGGGCTGCCGCTGAGCTACCTGTGGCGCGACGCCGGCGTGCGCGAACGGGCTGTCGCCATGTTCGGCAAGCTGCGCGTGTGGGACACCGAGCACAACAACGGCGTGCTGATCTACCTGCTGCTGGCCGAGCACGCGATCGAGATCGTGGCCGACCGCGGGCTGGCGCGGCGCATCGAGCCGGGCCACTGGCACGCCATCGTGCAGCACATGCGCGAGGCCTTCCGCGCCGGCCGCTTCGAAGACGGGCTCACGCAAGCACTGGAGGAGGTGTCGGCGCTGCTGGTCGAGCACTTCCCGTTGCAGCCCGGCCAGGCCAACCCGAACGAGTTGCCGGACCCGCCGGCCCTTGGCTGA
- a CDS encoding TPM domain-containing protein → MGGRPRSSTAGGGSAPRPAAAAPAAIQVFARLLLSCFVGLLLAWSWGPAAAQDVLPVPELTARVVDQTGTLDDSQRKGLEDKLAAFEQRSGTQIVMLLVPTTQPEDIFSYANRVANTWKIGRRDVGDGILVIVAKEDRQVRIEVAKTLEGAVPDLAAKIIIDEAITPRFRQGDFAGGLQAAADRLIARVSGEALPAPGQRGQGRAPGFDWFDLAIFLFFAVPIAGAVLRGIFGRKLGSLLTGGGVGGLALLITSSLVVGLAAGVLALLFSMLSGLGGLGGRRRGWGGPVTFPGGGWGGGGRGGGWGGGGGFGSGGGGDFGGGGASGSW, encoded by the coding sequence ATGGGCGGCCGGCCTCGTTCGTCGACGGCAGGAGGCGGTAGCGCGCCCCGGCCTGCCGCTGCCGCGCCGGCGGCGATCCAGGTCTTCGCACGGCTCCTGCTCTCGTGCTTCGTCGGCCTGCTGCTGGCATGGTCCTGGGGACCGGCCGCCGCCCAGGACGTCCTTCCCGTCCCCGAGCTCACCGCCCGCGTCGTCGACCAGACCGGCACGCTCGACGACAGCCAGCGCAAGGGGCTGGAGGACAAGCTGGCCGCCTTCGAGCAGCGCAGCGGCACGCAGATCGTGATGCTGCTGGTGCCCACCACGCAGCCGGAGGACATCTTCAGCTATGCCAACCGGGTCGCCAACACCTGGAAGATCGGCCGCCGGGACGTGGGCGACGGCATCCTGGTCATCGTCGCCAAGGAGGACCGGCAGGTCCGCATCGAGGTGGCCAAGACGCTGGAGGGCGCGGTGCCGGACCTGGCCGCGAAGATCATCATCGACGAGGCGATCACGCCGCGCTTTCGCCAGGGCGACTTCGCCGGCGGGTTGCAGGCCGCGGCCGACCGGCTGATCGCACGCGTCAGCGGCGAAGCGCTGCCGGCGCCCGGGCAGCGTGGCCAGGGACGGGCGCCGGGCTTCGACTGGTTCGACCTGGCGATCTTCCTGTTCTTCGCCGTGCCGATCGCCGGCGCCGTGCTGCGCGGCATCTTCGGCCGCAAGCTCGGCTCGCTGCTCACCGGCGGCGGCGTCGGCGGGCTGGCCCTGCTGATCACGTCCAGCCTCGTGGTGGGACTGGCGGCCGGCGTGCTGGCGCTGCTGTTCTCGATGCTGTCCGGCCTCGGCGGGCTGGGCGGGCGCCGGCGCGGCTGGGGCGGGCCGGTGACCTTTCCCGGCGGCGGCTGGGGCGGGGGTGGCCGCGGCGGCGGCTGGGGCGGTGGCGGCGGCTTCGGCTCCGGCGGCGGCGGCGATTTCGGCGGCGGCGGCGCCTCGGGGAGCTGGTGA
- a CDS encoding LemA family protein, with protein MRHWFALIALTLSLTLTGCGYNDFQRLDEQTRSAWSEVLNQYQRRADLVPNLVATVKGEANFEQETLSRVIEARSKATSMQVTPETLNDPQAFQRFQQAQGELSSALSRLMVVVERYPDLKANQGFRDLRVQLEGTENRITVARNRYIQAVQQYNVLTRSFPTNLTAMVFNYEPKPNFTVQNEAEISRPPQVDFGGAARPAAPAAPAAPAASGAPSTPAGTPTR; from the coding sequence ATGCGCCACTGGTTCGCCCTCATCGCCCTGACCCTGTCGCTCACGCTCACCGGCTGCGGCTACAACGACTTCCAGCGACTGGACGAACAGACCCGCTCGGCCTGGTCCGAGGTGCTCAACCAGTACCAGCGCCGCGCCGACCTGGTGCCCAACCTGGTGGCCACCGTCAAGGGCGAAGCCAACTTCGAGCAGGAGACGCTCAGCCGGGTGATCGAGGCGCGTTCCAAGGCCACCTCGATGCAGGTCACGCCCGAGACGCTGAACGATCCGCAGGCGTTCCAGCGCTTCCAGCAGGCCCAGGGCGAGCTGTCCAGCGCCCTGAGCCGGCTGATGGTGGTGGTCGAGCGCTACCCGGACCTGAAGGCCAACCAGGGCTTTCGCGACCTGCGCGTGCAGCTCGAGGGCACCGAGAACCGCATCACGGTGGCGCGCAACCGCTACATCCAGGCCGTGCAGCAGTACAACGTGCTCACGCGCAGCTTCCCGACCAACCTGACGGCCATGGTGTTCAACTACGAGCCCAAGCCCAACTTCACGGTGCAGAACGAGGCCGAGATCTCGCGGCCGCCGCAGGTGGATTTCGGCGGCGCGGCACGGCCGGCCGCGCCGGCGGCACCTGCTGCGCCCGCCGCTTCGGGTGCGCCGTCCACGCCGGCCGGGACACCGACCCGCTAG